TAATAGTTAGCATATGTAACGCATCAGCTGATGATTCATAAGGACTAGTACCTTGAAGAAAGGATATAGTTTTGTCTAACAATATTGGACTTACGAAAACATCTTTATGTGCGACTTTAGTTCCTATTAGTAACATTCTTGCTATCTCAGGATGCATATTAAAGTAAACATCATGCAAAGTATTCAGCAACTTCTCTTTTAATGTGTATGCAGATATCTTAACAATCTCATTTGCTATCTCACTTATTGGCTTAATCACGACAACTGGATAATCACCTAATTTCTCATTTTTCTTAGGTGAGATGTGAACTGGAATAAAATCATTTTTTATCCAAAAATTAAGAACTTTCTGGTCTGACATAAAGGAAGAACCCACCCAATCTATTCCTTTATCCTTAGCCTCATTATATATCATTCTCAGTAATTCTGTTCCAAAGCCTTTATCCTGTAATTCTGGAACTACTGCAATTCTAACTATTCTCCAACCCTTCAATTTTGCAAAATCCCTAATTCTAACATGCTTAAGTATTCTATCTGGTATTAAATCCCCATCAAACGTGCCGCCTTTTAGTGCTATATCTATCATGTTGTCAGAGAGCTCGCCCTCTTCTGCTATTTGACAAGCTCCCACATAACTATTCTCTCCCATACGTATCGCTTTTATCTTATGATGAACTCCATCTAGCATTATCATTAAATCGTCTGGATTATTCTTGTAATGGGCTGTTACCATTATTCCATAAATCGATCTTAGTTTACCATCATTTTCAGATAGCTCCATTTTATCTACATCTTCATAAACTAATACGCTGTCAAGATATTGAAATTCTGAAGGTTCTGCATCAAGAAGCAAAGCGTCATATAGCCACTTCTCTATTGGATCACCCATTGCATATCGTAATGGTTGTTCCATATCAATCCATCTTACCTTTATTTTCTTACTTTGAATTATCCTCTTTAAATACCTAAGAAAAGCTTTACTAGACCCCTCGTAACCATGCACAGTAGTTACTAGTGCAACTTTCTTCCAAGCTCTGAGTACTAAATCTATATAATTTACACCTAAAGCAGCAGCCTCATCTACTATCAATAGCTCACCTTCATCGTCTAATGCTGCGTCTGGCGGAACGTATTCTACCTTGAAATCGTACCCCTTAATGTACTTTATATAACCGGTATCACTAATTTTCAATGAGAACTCTTCATTTAGAGCTTCTAATCCAGTCTTTGCGAATGTCATTACTTGAGATGCACTTGATATCGATGGTGCTGTAACGGTTATCTTAATGCTTTTTTCACTTCTCTTTCTGAGTTTTTCGATTAATCCAGCTATAGATAACCCCGCTGCGGCGCTTTTTCCGCGTCCTCTTGCAGCAGTCAAAACAAGAGCTCGCTTCCCACCACTTAATAGATAAGAGAAGTTTTCTATAACCTTGTTTTGATCTTCACTTAATGAAAGTTCATGAATCTCCCTTGGCATTATAGGATTTCTAGGGATTTTCTTCTCAACTTTAGGTA
The nucleotide sequence above comes from Sulfolobus tengchongensis. Encoded proteins:
- a CDS encoding tRNA(Met) cytidine acetyltransferase TmcA; this encodes MVSKEVFYDELKKALEDGNARYYRNLVYIERKDYLDLVKDVINLFLSLKPNPSVAYGFVPWANGSKERMKQIKEYFTKFDDIDYANAEYYLGNTYDLVILDTVDNFQPINVGRLADLARGGGLIIMYTDNLINGKVFRSSIIRNGLVLDGYEKRFKRKLYEHNGIFIADTNGYVARPFSDTLIPKVEKKIPRNPIMPREIHELSLSEDQNKVIENFSYLLSGGKRALVLTAARGRGKSAAAGLSIAGLIEKLRKRSEKSIKITVTAPSISSASQVMTFAKTGLEALNEEFSLKISDTGYIKYIKGYDFKVEYVPPDAALDDEGELLIVDEAAALGVNYIDLVLRAWKKVALVTTVHGYEGSSKAFLRYLKRIIQSKKIKVRWIDMEQPLRYAMGDPIEKWLYDALLLDAEPSEFQYLDSVLVYEDVDKMELSENDGKLRSIYGIMVTAHYKNNPDDLMIMLDGVHHKIKAIRMGENSYVGACQIAEEGELSDNMIDIALKGGTFDGDLIPDRILKHVRIRDFAKLKGWRIVRIAVVPELQDKGFGTELLRMIYNEAKDKGIDWVGSSFMSDQKVLNFWIKNDFIPVHISPKKNEKLGDYPVVVIKPISEIANEIVKISAYTLKEKLLNTLHDVYFNMHPEIARMLLIGTKVAHKDVFVSPILLDKTISFLQGTSPYESSADALHMLTIKYFWDGKRDWNLAADEELVLIAKILQGKPWSYVATVLGTNRSQVYELIYSAVAQIMKKYYNLTADNKVGLTLKDVMNSQHYDG